The sequence GGCCACGTGGATCCCGACCGTCACAGCGCGGACAAACCGTCCCATCGCGAACAAGCGGGCACACGGGACCACCACCGGCGCACGCACCCGGCATACCGGCCGCCCCTGTGCCGAGCCCCGCCCATCAGGCAGCATGGCTCCCATGTCCGTACTGACGCGCGACGAAGCGCAGACCCGTGCCACACTCCTCGACGTCCACCGCTACCGGATCGAACTCGACCTGACGCGCGGCGACGAGACGTTCGACTCCCTCACCACCATCACCTTCACGGTCCGCGGGGACCACGGTGTCGGGGACACCTTCGTCGAGCTCAAGCCCGCCGAACTGCGCTCCGCCACCCTCGACGGACACCCCCTCGACCCGGCGGCGCTCCACGAGAACCGGCTCCCCCTCACCGGCCTCACCGCGGGCACCCACGAACTGCGCGTCGACGCCGCCATGCGCTACTCCCGCACCGGCGAGGGCATGCACCGCTTCACCGACCCCGCCGACGGCGAGACCTACCTCTACACCCAGATGTTCATGGACGACGTGCAGCGCGTCTTCGCCGCCTTCGACCAGCCCGACCTCAAGTCGGTCTTCGAACTCTCCGTGACGGCCCCCGACGACTGGACCGTCCTCAGCAACAGCGTCACCACCCGCACCGCCGACGGAACCTGGCAGGCCGCGCCCACCCCGCCCGTCTCCACCTACCTCGTCGCCGTCGCCGCCGGACCCTGGCACTCCGTACGCACCGAACACCGCGGCCTGCCCTTCGGCATCCACTGTCGCCGCTCGCTGGCCCCCCACCTCGACACCGACGCCGACGAGATCCTCGACATCACGCGCGCCTGCTTCGACCGGTACCACGAGAAGTTCGAGGAGCCGTACCCCTTCGACTCCTACGACCAGGCGTTCGTGCCCGAATTCAACGCCGGCGCCATGGAGAACCCCGGACTCGTCACCTTCCGCGACGACTTCGTCTACCGCTCCGCCGTCACCGACACCGAACGCCAGACCCGCGCCATGGTCATCGCCCACGAAATGGCACACATGTGGTTCGGCGACCTCGTCACCCTGCGCTGGTGGGACGACATCTGGCTGAACGAGTCCTTCGCCGAGTACATGGGCTACCAGACCCTCACCGAGGCCACCCGCTTCACCGGCACCTGGACCGAGTTCGGCGTCGTCCGCAAGGCCTGGGGCTACGACGCCGACCAGCGCCCCTCCACCCACCCCGTCGCCCCCGACCCCGAGGCCGTCCCCGACACCGCCTCCGCGCTCCTCAACTTCGACGGCATCTCCTACGCCAAGGGCGCCTCCGCCCTGCGCCAACTCGTCACCTGGCTCGGCGAGAAGGACTTCCTCACCGGCATCAACACCCACTTCGCCCGCCACAAGTTCGCCAACGCCACCCTCGCCGACTTCATCGAGTCCCTCGCCGCCGCCACCGACCGCGACGTCCACGCCTGGGCCGACGCCTGGCTGCGCACCACCGGCGTCGACACCCTCACCACGGCCGTCACCTCCCGGCCCGGGGAGTGGACCCTCGCCCTCGGCCACCAAGGCAGCCGCCCCCACCGGGTCACCATCGGCGTCTACGACCGGGACCTCGGCAGCGACCGCGCACTCGTCCTGCGGGAACGCTACGAGACGGACATCCCGCGGAGCGGGCCCGCCGACCCCCGCCCCGGCACCCGCCCCGCCCTCGTCGTCCCCAACGACCTCGACCTCACCTACGCCAAGATCCGCCTCGACGACACCTCCGAGGAAACCGCCCTGCGCGGCATCTCGGGCGTCCCCGACGCACTCACCCGCGCCGTCCTGTGGAACACCCTGCGCGACATGGTCCGCGACGGCGACCTCGAACCCGCCGCCTACCTGGAGACCGCCCGCGCCCACCTCCCCGAGGAGACCGACCTCGCCGTCGTCCAGGGCGTCCTGACCTTCGCCGCCACCCAGGTCACCGACCGCTTCCTGGCCCCCCACGACCGGCCCAACGCCCTCGCCACCCTCACCTCGCTGTGCCGCGACCTGATCCGCCGCACCGAGGACGGCGACAACCCCGGACTGCGCCTCGTCGCAGTACGCCACCTCATCGACGTCGCCGCCCAGCCCGACACCATCAGCGCCTGGCTCTCCGAGGGCACCGTCCCCGGCGGACCCGAACTCGACCCGGAACTGCGCTGGCGCATCCTCGGCCGCCTCGCCGTCCTCGGGGCCGTCGACGACGACGTCATCGAAGCCGAACTCGTGCAGGACCCCAGCGCCACCGGCCAGGAAGGCGCCGCCCGCTGCCGCGCCGCGCTGCCCGACCCGGCCGCCAAGCGCGCCGCGTGGGAGGCGATGTTCACCACCGACGACCTCTCCAACTACCTCTTCACCGCCACCGCCCGCGGCTTCTGGCAGCCCGAACAGGCCGATCTCGTACGCGATTACGTGCCGCGCTACTTCGAGGACGCGGTCGCGCTCGCCGCACGCAGGGGGCCCGCCATCGCCGACGCGGCCGGGCGCTGGGCGTTCCCCGTGTACGCCGTCGATCCCGCGACCCTCGCCCTCGGTGAGCAGTGCCTGAGCGGAGCGGGTCCGACGCCTGCCCTGCGGCGCAAACTGGCCGACCAACTGGACGACCTGGCCCGCGCCCTGCGGGTCCGCCGGGTCTAACCACCGCCTTCTTTGAGCCCCGCGCTCCACCAGGGGTGGGGATGCGGGGCTCTGGCGTGCGGCGACCCGGTGGGGGTGCCCACACCCCTGAAGGGCCTGGCGGCCTTCGGCCCGAGGGGGGTCGGTGCGGGCGCGGTGTGTGTCTGCGGGCGCGTGAGGGCTGGCCGCGCAGTTCCCCGCGCCCCTGGAGGGCCTGGCGGCCCTGGCGGGAGGGGGTCGGTGCGGGCGCGGTGTTTGTCTGCGGGCGCGTGGGGGTTGCCCGCGCAGTTCCCCGCGCCCCTCGAAAGCGGGGCTCCGCCCCAGCTTTCGCCCAGCAGGGGCGCCCGTAAGGGGCGCGGGGAACGGCGCAGTCTTTTGCTTTTAGGGGCGCGGGGAACGGCGCAGTCCTTTGTCTTCAGGGGCGCGGGGAACGGCGCAGTCCTTTGTCTTCAGGGGCGCGGGGAACGGCGCGGCCGACCCCCACCGGCCCGCACCCCGCCCACCGGCCACAGACCCCCCTCGGGCCGAAGGCCGCCCCACCACCCTTTCGGGTACCGATCACCCAACTACCAGGCACACCCCCGCGGACGCGACAAGCTGGGAACCCCGTCGCGCGCCCTGGAGGACGCCATGAGCCCCCTCACCCCAGGCGGCCTCGCATCAGGCCCCCAAGGCCCCGAAGCCCTGCGGCCGTTACTCGACACAGTGCTCGACGCGCTGAGGGCGGGCGCCGCCACCCGCCCCG is a genomic window of Streptomyces sp. NBC_00414 containing:
- the pepN gene encoding aminopeptidase N; its protein translation is MAPMSVLTRDEAQTRATLLDVHRYRIELDLTRGDETFDSLTTITFTVRGDHGVGDTFVELKPAELRSATLDGHPLDPAALHENRLPLTGLTAGTHELRVDAAMRYSRTGEGMHRFTDPADGETYLYTQMFMDDVQRVFAAFDQPDLKSVFELSVTAPDDWTVLSNSVTTRTADGTWQAAPTPPVSTYLVAVAAGPWHSVRTEHRGLPFGIHCRRSLAPHLDTDADEILDITRACFDRYHEKFEEPYPFDSYDQAFVPEFNAGAMENPGLVTFRDDFVYRSAVTDTERQTRAMVIAHEMAHMWFGDLVTLRWWDDIWLNESFAEYMGYQTLTEATRFTGTWTEFGVVRKAWGYDADQRPSTHPVAPDPEAVPDTASALLNFDGISYAKGASALRQLVTWLGEKDFLTGINTHFARHKFANATLADFIESLAAATDRDVHAWADAWLRTTGVDTLTTAVTSRPGEWTLALGHQGSRPHRVTIGVYDRDLGSDRALVLRERYETDIPRSGPADPRPGTRPALVVPNDLDLTYAKIRLDDTSEETALRGISGVPDALTRAVLWNTLRDMVRDGDLEPAAYLETARAHLPEETDLAVVQGVLTFAATQVTDRFLAPHDRPNALATLTSLCRDLIRRTEDGDNPGLRLVAVRHLIDVAAQPDTISAWLSEGTVPGGPELDPELRWRILGRLAVLGAVDDDVIEAELVQDPSATGQEGAARCRAALPDPAAKRAAWEAMFTTDDLSNYLFTATARGFWQPEQADLVRDYVPRYFEDAVALAARRGPAIADAAGRWAFPVYAVDPATLALGEQCLSGAGPTPALRRKLADQLDDLARALRVRRV